The following are from one region of the Corylus avellana chromosome ca1, CavTom2PMs-1.0 genome:
- the LOC132189072 gene encoding uncharacterized protein LOC132189072 has protein sequence MVGFRQVLENYELSDLGFRGPKYTWSNCWDNQEFTKERLDQGVANPIWRGMFPEVEVVVENIVCSDHAPLILCLMGKRMNGQGPKRFRYEASWQLEEGYSTIVTKAWVPPKTAGF, from the coding sequence ATGGTCGGGTTTCGACAAGTGCTAGAAAACTATGAACTTTCAGACCTTGGGTTCCGGGGCCCGAAGTATACATGGAGCAATTGCTGGGATAATCAAGAGTTTACCAAGGAAAGGTTGGACCAGGGAGTGGCCAATCCTATTTGGAGGGGAATGTTTCCGGAAGTTGAGGTGGTGGTAGAAAATATAGTTTGCTCCGACCATGCTCCTTTGATACTATGTCTAATGGGAAAAAGAATGAATGGGCAGGGGCCTAAGCGATTTCGTTATGAGGCTTCTTGGCAGCTTGAGGAGGGTTACTCTACTATAGTAACAAAGGCATGGGTCCCTCCAAAAACAGCTGGGTTCTAG